Genomic segment of Pseudomonas sp. CCI4.2:
CCGTCGAATACCTTGATGTGTGCATCGGTCGCATTGTCACCGCACTGGATAAAGTCGGCGGAGAAGCGCTGATTACGGCAGACCATGGCAACGTCGAACAGATGTCTGACGAAAAGACAGGTCAGGCGCACACGGCCCATACATCCGAGCCCGTGCCGTTCATTTATGTGGGCAAACGCAATTTGAAAGTCCGTGAAGGTGGCGTTCTGGCAGATGTGGCACCCACCATGCTGCAACTGTTGTCCATGGAAAAACCGGAAGAGATGACCGGTCATTCGATCCTCGTGGCTAAATAAACCGCGCTAAAACGGGGTATTGAACCCCGCAGCACCGGTTAATTATCCGACTCGCCCCAAAGCAGTAGCTTTGGGGCGTTTTTTTTGCAGCGCGCGGCGGGCATACTAGGCTCTGTTCAAACTCCTCCTTGGTGTCGCCCGCCCCATGCTCCGCGCCCTGATCGCCCTAGTTCTCACGTGCTTGCTCACTCCAGCGTTCGCCGATGGGCGCGCGCAGACCCAACAACAGTTGGACGCTGCCCGCAAAGACATCACCGAGCTGAAGAAACGCCTCGGCGAGTTGCAGCAGGAGAAATCCGGCGTGCAGAAAGACCTGCGCGGTACAGAAACCGAAATGGGCAAGCTGGAAAAGCAGGTGGAGGCCCTGCAGAAGGAACAAAAAAAGACTGAAGTCGAGCTGCAACGGCTCGACCAAGAGAAAAAAAAACTACAAAGCTCCCGCGTTGAACAACAACGGCTGATCGCGATTCAGGCCCGTGCTGCTTACCAGGGTGGCCGTGAGGAATACCTGAAACTGCTGTTGAATCAGCAGAACCCGGAAAAATTCGCCCGGACCCTGACCTACTACGACTATTTAAGCCAGGCACGCTTGGCGCAACTGCGCAGTTTTAATGAAACCCTAAGCCAGTTGGCGGGTGTCGAGAAAGACATCGACCTGCAACAAGCGCAGTTGCTGGTACAGAAAAGCAATCTTGAAGATCAGCGCCAAGCGCTGGATAAGGTTCGTCAGCAACGCCAACAGGCCCTCGCCAAGCTTAATCAGGATGTGAAAGCTCGCGACGACAAACTGCAAATCCGCCAGCAAGAACAAAATGATTTGGCGAATGTACTGAAAACCATCGAGGAGACCTTGGCCCGACAAGCTCGCGAAGCTGAAGAAGCCCGCCAGCAGGCCTTGATCGCCCAGCAGCAAGCAGAAAAACAGCGTCAGCGTGATGAAGAAGCTCGCGCGCTGGCAAAGAACAGCGACAAACCCGGCAGCCGCAATGATGACGACGAAGCGCCGGTAAAACGTCCTGTCAAAGCGCCTGGGGCAATGGTTTCCAGTGCTGGTGCTTCGTACGGCGGACCTTTTGAGCAAGCAAAGGGAAAACTTCCTTGGCCTGTTGATGGTCGATTGTTGGCGCGTTTCGGTGAAACACGCGGCGACGACGCCCGAACCAAGTGGGACGGCGTGATGATCAGCGCTCCAGCTGGCAGCCAAGTACACGCCGTCCACGGCGGTCGCGTGGTGTTTGCCGACTGGTTGCGCGGCGCGGGGCTTCTGGTCATTCTCGACCACGGCAACGGCTTTTTGAGTTTGTACGGCCACAACCAGAGTCTGCTCAAGGACGCTGGCGACATTGTTAAAGCGGGTGAGGCGATTTCCACGGTAGGTAACAGTGGTGGTCAAGAAACACCGGCGTTGTATTTCGCTATACGTCAGCAGGGTCGCCCTAGTGACCCGGCGCAATGGTGCCATGTCCAAGGATAGGCTGGTGCCAACCTCAGGTTTAGGAGTTCGTTCGATGCTGCATTTGTCCCGCCTCACTTCGCTGGCTCTGGCTATTGCGATCGTTATCGGCGCTCCTCTGGCAACCGCCGCAGAAGCTGTAAAACCTTCAACACCTGCTCCAGCAGCAGCCGCGGCCGCTCCAGCCGCCAAAGCGCCTTTACCGCTTGAAGAATTGCGCACGTTCGCTGAGGTCATGGATCGGATCAAAGCCGCCTACGTCGAACCTGTCGATGACAAAACTTTGCTGGAAAATGCCATCAAGGGCATGCTCAGCAACCTCGACCCGCACTCCGCCTATCTGGGCCCCGAAGACTTCGAAGAGCTGCAGCAGAGCACCAGCGGCGAATTCGGCGGCCTGGGTATCGAGGTCGGTATCGAAGACGGCTTTATCAAAGTGGTCTCGCCGATCGACGACACTCCAGCGTCCAAAGCTGGTGTTGAAGCGGGCGACTTGATCGTCAAGATCAACGGCGCGCCGACTCGCGGTCAGACCATGCAGGAAGCGGTCGACAAGATGCGCGGCAAAATCGGCGAAAAAATCACCCTGACCCTGGTGCGCGACGGCGGCACCCCGTTTGACGTGACACTGGCGCGGGCGACTATTCAGGTCAAGAGCGTCAAATCGCAGATGCTGGAAAATGGCTACGGCTACATTCGCATCACCCAGTTCCAAGTCAAAACCGGCGAAGAAGTCGGCAAGGCGCTGGCCAAGCTGCGCAAAGACAACGGCAAGAAAATGAGCGGTCTGATTCTCGACCTGCGCAACAACCCCGGCGGCGTGCTGCAAGCGGCGGTGGAAGTGGCGGACCACTTCTTGACCAAGGGCTTGATCGTTTACACCAAAGGCCGTATCGCCAACTCCGAACTGCGCTTCTATGCCGACCCGGCCGATGCCAGCGAAGGCGTGCCATTGGTGGTGCTGATCAACGGCGGCAGTGCTTCGGCGTCGGAAATCGTTGCCGGTGCGTTGCAGGATCAAAAACGCGGTGTGCTGATGGGCACTGAAAGTTTCGGCAAAGGCTCGGTGCAAACCGTACTGCCATTGGCCAATGACCGAGCGATCAAAATCACTACGGCGCTGTATTACACGCCTAACGGCCGGTCGATTCAGGCCCAGGGTATCTCGCCAGACATCGAAGTACGTCGCGGCAAGTTCACCTCCGATGCAGACAGCGAGAACTACAAAGAAGCTGACTTGGCCGGTCACTTGGGCAACGGCAACGGTGGCGCGGACAAGCCGACGCCAATGACCAAAGCGGCAGCGTCGAAAGCGCGCCCACAAGACGATGACTTCCAGTTGAGTCAGGCGCTGAGCTTGCTCAAGGGCTTGAGCGTTACGCGCGGCAACTGACATGGGCGTGCGGCTGCTTGTAGGGGTTTTGGCCCTGTCGGTAAGCTTGATCGGCGCTGCTCAGGCCGCGGCGGTTGAAGCGGTAAAGACCGGCAGTGCGCCGCACGTTGCTTATCTAAGCCTGGTGATCGACGACCTTGGTCAAACGCCTGCGGGCGACAGCCGTGCCTTGGCCCTACCCGGCCCGGTTACGCTGGCAATTATGCCGGACACCCCACACGCCACTGAATTCGCCCGTCAGGCTCACCATAAGGGCAAGACTGTGATTCTGCACATGCCCATGGACCCGGCGACCGGACCGTTTGCCTGGCATCCCGAACTGCCCCTTCCCGAACTGGAAAAACGCCTGAACGCTGCGTTGCTTGCCGTGCCGTACGCGGCGGGCATCAACAACCACATGGGCAGCCGCATGACGGCCGAACCCGTGGCAATGACCTGGTTGGTGGCAGAGTTGCAGCGCCGTCATTTGTTTTTGCTCGACAGCCGGACCAGTGCCAAGACCGTGGCGGCCGCCGAAGCGCAACGCATTGGGCTGGCCAGTTTGTCCCGGGATATCTTTCTGGATGATGAGCGTACTACTGAAGCGGTGACTGCGCAGCTCAACGCGGCCATCGCATTGGCTCACAAACAAGGCTCAGTGGTGATGATCGGCCACCCCTACCCCGTCACCCTCGACGTGCTTGAACGCGAATTGCCACGCCTCAAAGCGCAAGGCATTGTCTGGATCGACCTGCGCCAAATGATCGGCTTACGCGGCAATCAAGCGATGGCCGGGCATGGCAAGAATGGGATTTATCGTTGAGATCAAGCCTGTAGAGCCAACTTGGTGGCGAGACAAGCAACGCTGCACTTTGTCAGATACAACGCATTGCTGCCCTTCGCCAACAAGTTGGCTCCTTCAGATCGATCAACCCTTCGCTACAAATACCGCCCCAATATCTCGTCGATCTTGCCTTCAGCGCGCATTTCATCGAGCGCTTTTTGCAGTTTGGCGACAATCTCGTCGGGCACTTCTTTGTTCAGCGCCAGGAATAACTCGTCGCTGTTGAAGCGCAGTACGGTTTTGAGGCCGGCAACGCCTTCCTGGCGCGCCAGGTAGCGGCCTGATGGATCGCCTGTCGCCCACAAATCAATCTGACCCTCGGCAAGCTTTCTGGCGTTATCTTGGTCTCGTAACACCAGCACCGGGTTTAGCCCGTCGGAAGCCAACTGATCGGCAATGCGATCACCTTTATACGCGCCAATTTTATATTTTTTGGCTTGTTGCAGGCTGCTTAGCTCGATTGTGCTGTCGGCGCGCGCCAGCATAATCCAGTCATCCGGACCAATGGGACCTACCCACTTGAAGAGTTTTTCCCGGTCAGGCGAACGGGCCGTTGAGAAAACTCCGTAGCCCGAAGTTTTCATCGCGAGTTTGTAAATGCGGTCCCAGGGAAAACGCAGGGTCATGCTGTAGCCGACCCCGGCGCGTTTGAAGGTTTCGCGCAGGATTTCGGCAGAGATACCGGCAATCTTGTTGTCCGGGGCGAAGTTTTTGCCATCCACCGCCATGTTGTAGGGCGGGAAATTTTCCGTCAGCAACACCACCGAATAAACAGGCGGTGCGTCGGTTGACGCTGCATCCACTACCGGCGTCTCGCTACTGGCGTCGGCCGCATGAGCGGCGCCCGCCAGTAAAAAACCAATCCCGATTACTGCAAGAAAAACACGTTTAAACATGTGCTAGCCCCCGTCCATGACAGCTTTAGAGTGCAGCGCGACGGCACTGATGTCCAGTCGCCATCAATGGTTTTTAGCGCATTACGATGCCGCGACTGGCCATGTAGGCCTTGGCTTCAGGAACGGTGTATTCGCCGAAGTGAAAAATACTCGCCGCCAGCACTGCGCTGGCATGGCCTTCCAATACGCCGGCCGCCAAATGCTCGAGATTGCCGACACCGCCCGAAGCGATCACTGGAATTCCCAACGCATCGCTGATAGCGCGGGTTACGCCCAAGTCGAAGCCATTTTTCATGCCGTCTTGATCCATGCTGGTGAGCAAAATTTCACCTGCGCCCAGCTCTTCCATCTTCTTGGCCCATAGCACAGCGTCCAGCCCTGTCGGCTTGCGCCCGCCATGGGTGAAAATCTCCCAGCGCGGGGTTTCGCCCGGCAAGGAAACACGCTTGGCGTCAATGGCGACCACGATGCACTGCGAACCGAAACGCGCAGCGGCTTCACCCACGAAGTCTGGGTTGAACACCGCAGCAGTGTTGATCGAAACCTTATCGGCCCCCGCATTGAGCAGGTTGCGGATGTCTTGCACGGTGCGCACACCACCGCCCACGGTCAGCGGGATAAAGACCTGGCTGGCCATGCGCTCGACGGTATGCAAGGTGGTATCGCGGCCATCAACGCTGGCCGTGATGTCGAGAAACGTAATTTCGTCTGCGCCCTGCTCGTCGTAGAGGCGGGCGATTTCCACCGGATCACCGGCGTCACGAATGTTCTCGAACTTGACGCCTTTGACCACTCGGCCGTTGTCGACATCGAGGCAAGGGATGATGCGTTTGGCCAGGGCCATGGGCTTAATCTCCGATTAAGAGTGGCAAGCGTCAAGCTTCAAGCCACAAGTTAATGCACACCGATGATCGGCTGTTACTTGCAGCTTGAAGCTTGCAGCTTATGGCTACCCTGCATAACTGTCACAAAACGCCTGGGCCTCTGCCACATCCAGTGTCCCTTCATAAATCGCCCGGCCGGTGATAGCGCCGATGATTCCTGGCGCGCGAGCGTCCAGCAGGGATTTAATGTCGCCCAGGTTGTGAATGCCACCTGAAGCGATCACCGGGATACGCGTTGCCGCCGCCAGTGCTGCCGTGAACGGGACGTTGCAGCCCTGCATCATGCCGTCTTTGGCGATGTCGGTATAAACAATGGCCGAGACGCCGTCCGCTTCGAAACGCTTGGCCAGATCAATTACCTGGAGGGTACTGATTTCAGCCCAGCCATCGGTGGCGACGAAGCCGTCTTTGGCATCCAGCCCCACAATGATCTTGCCGGGAAACGCACGGCAGGCTTGGGCAACGAATGCGGGGTCTTTCACCGCTTTGGTGCCGATGATCACGTAGCTGACGCCGGCTTTGACGTAGTGCTCGATGGTGTCCAGCGAGCGAATACCGCCGCCAATCTGGATCGGCAATTGCGGGTAGCGTTTGGCAATCGCCGTTACCACGTCGCCGTTGACCGGCTGGCCTTCAAACGCGCCGTTTAAATCGACCAGATGCAAACGACGGCAACCGCCTTCAACCCACTTGGCGGCCATGCTCACCGGATCATCGGAGAACACCGTGGAATCTTCCATACGGCCTTGGCGCAGACGCACACAGGCACCGTCTTTAAGATCGATAGCGGGGATAATGAGCATGCGTTTTTCCTTCGTCAAAAGAGCGGCAAGCTGCAAGCCGTAAGCTGCAAGCATGCGTGTCTACCAATCTGTCTTGCAGCTTTAAGCTTGAAGCTTCTAGCTGTTTTTCAACTGTTCTTCTCCAACGCCCACACGTCGCTTTCGATGCTGTCGAACCTCTCTTTGAGGTGCGCCTGGACATCAAAAATCGCCCGATTGTAGTAGTGCGGAGCAATTTCGCGAGTGAACAGCTCGAGGATTTCAGCCGCCTCAAACGAACCTAAATCCAGTTCGAAACGGTCCGCCATGAACCGTTTGATCTTGTGGTTCGCCTCACTTTCCTGTTCAGGGGTGAGGGTCAGGATCGGCGGCTTGGCCTTCTTGGCCATTACCAACGACCGTCCCATGCAGCGAAGTTCTGCAACAGCTGCAGGCCATGGGTATGGCTCTTCTCTGGGTGGAACTGCACGGCAAAGCGCGAGCCTTCAGCCAATGCGGCAGCGAAATCCAGACCGTAATGACCACCGCCCACCACTTGCCGCTTATTGGCAGCATCGATGTAGTAGCTGTGTACGAAATAGAACCGCGCCATGTCCGCGATGTTGTGCCACAACGGATGTTCGACGGTTTGTTTTACTTCGTTCCAGCCCATGTGCGGCACTTTCAGGTGTTCGCCATCGTCATGCAAATCCTTGCCGAAAAAGCGCACCTGCCCAGGGAACACACCGATGCAATCGACACCGCCGCTTTCTTCGCTGCGCTCAAGCAAGGCTTGCATGCCGACGCAGATGCCGAGAAACGGACGGTCTTGGCTGACTTCACGCACCAGCGCGTCGAAGCCCAGGCGGCGGATTTCAGCCATGCAATCGCGAATAGCGCCAACACCGGGAAACACCACACGGTCAGCTTCGCGAATCACCGCAGCGTCGCTGGTGATCAACACCTTGCCGGCGCCGACGTGTTCCAGCGCCTTGGCGACTGAGTGCAGGTTGCCCATGCCGTAGTCGATAACCGCGACGGTCTGCATCAGAGCACGCCTTTGGTCGATGGCATTTGCCCAGCCATGCGTTCATCAAGCTCTACAGCCATGCGCAGGGCGCGGCCGAACGCCTTGAACACAGTCTCGATCTGGTGGTGGGTGTTGGTCCCACGCAGATTGTCGATGTGCAACGTTACGTTGGCGTGGTTGACGAAGCCCTGAAAGAACTCTTGAAACAAGTCCACATCGAAGCCGCCAACGGTAGCGCGGGTATAGGGCACGTGCATCTGCAAGCCAGGGCGGCCAGAGAAGTCGATGACCACACGCGACAGCGCTTCATCGAGCGGCACATAAGCGTGACCGTAACGACGAATGCCTTTTTTGTCGCCAATCGCTTTGCTGAAGGCTTTGCCCAAGGTGATACCGACGTCCTCCACCGTATGGTGGTCGTCGATAGCCAAGTCGCCTTTGCATTCGATGTCCAAGTCGATCAACCCGTGCCGGGCGATCTGATCGAGCATGTGCTCAAGAAAAGGAACGCCGATATCAAATCGGGCCTTTCCGGTGCCATCCAAATTGATCGAGGCTTTGATCTGGGTTTCCAGAGTGTCGCGCTCGACGGACGCCTTACGTTCGGCCATCACTAGCTCCGCAAAATCATTGGGCGAAAAAGGCGAGCATTATAGGCCTAGAACCGGCTGCCATGAAGCAATCAGATACACCACACATCCTGTAGGAGCGAATTCATTCGCGATGAGGTCAGCATAGCCACATCATTGGCGGCCTGATGCACCACATTCGCGAATGAATTCGCTCCCCCAGTGAAGTTATTACCGTAAATTCAACGCTACCGATCAGTGAAACAACACCGCCGTTTTAAGCAGGGTGACCCAAACGCCCCATGCCAATGGAATACCGACTGCCAACCAGGCAGCAACCACCAATGGCTTGCTGGCAGCGGACGCTTTCCACTCCAACACCGTGTTGTGGTCAGCGCCGACATCGTGACCGTAGGATTGCTCTGTAGCCAACTCATCGTCAGCCATGAAATATTTATCGGCAACCGGGCGAACCAGCAAGTTGCAGATGAAGCCCAACACCAACAGGCCCGCGAGAATGTACAGCGTGATGTCGTAAGCGTCAGAGCGCGCAACGCCAAGGCTTAATTGGTATTCACGCAAGTAGTTGACCAACACCGGACCCAACACACCCGCCGCCGCCCAAGCCGTCAGCAGCCGACCGTGGATTGCGCCAACCATCTGCGTGCCGAACAAGTCGGCCAAGTAGGCCGGCACCGTAGCGAAGCCACCGCCGTACATCGAGAGGATTACGCAGAATGCCGCGACGAACAGTGCAATGTTGCCGGTATGACCCAAGGTCGGTACCGACGCGTAGAGCACAACCCCCAGCACAAAGAACACGAAATACGTGGCTTTACGGCCGATGTAGTCAGAAAACGTCGCCCAGAAGAAGCGCCCGCCAATGTTGAACAGGCTCAACAAGCCGGTAAATCCGGCTGCAATGGCTGCGATCTGACCCAACTGACCGGCATCCAATTGCCCGAATGCCAACCCGTTGCCGAGTAATTTGCCGGCGAACACTTCCTGCAACAACGGCGACGCCATGCCGAGAATGCCGATACCCGCCGACACGTTCAGGCACAGAACCAGCCACACCAGCTTGAACTGGGGGGTTTTCCAGGCCACGCTCACGTGCACATGACGGTGCGTGATCATAGCGTTGCCGGCTTTTTTAGCCGGAGCGGTCCAGCCTTCAGGCTTCCAACCCGTGGGTGGTACGCGATATGACAATGCGCCGCCAATCATGAAGACGAAGTAAATTGCTGCCATGGCCAGAAAGCTTTGCCAAACCCCCATGCCGGTGGGCGAAGCGAAATAGCCCATCAACGCCGCAGCCAGCGGAGCCCCAACCA
This window contains:
- the hisF gene encoding imidazole glycerol phosphate synthase subunit HisF, which codes for MALAKRIIPCLDVDNGRVVKGVKFENIRDAGDPVEIARLYDEQGADEITFLDITASVDGRDTTLHTVERMASQVFIPLTVGGGVRTVQDIRNLLNAGADKVSINTAAVFNPDFVGEAAARFGSQCIVVAIDAKRVSLPGETPRWEIFTHGGRKPTGLDAVLWAKKMEELGAGEILLTSMDQDGMKNGFDLGVTRAISDALGIPVIASGGVGNLEHLAAGVLEGHASAVLAASIFHFGEYTVPEAKAYMASRGIVMR
- a CDS encoding S41 family peptidase; translated protein: MLHLSRLTSLALAIAIVIGAPLATAAEAVKPSTPAPAAAAAAPAAKAPLPLEELRTFAEVMDRIKAAYVEPVDDKTLLENAIKGMLSNLDPHSAYLGPEDFEELQQSTSGEFGGLGIEVGIEDGFIKVVSPIDDTPASKAGVEAGDLIVKINGAPTRGQTMQEAVDKMRGKIGEKITLTLVRDGGTPFDVTLARATIQVKSVKSQMLENGYGYIRITQFQVKTGEEVGKALAKLRKDNGKKMSGLILDLRNNPGGVLQAAVEVADHFLTKGLIVYTKGRIANSELRFYADPADASEGVPLVVLINGGSASASEIVAGALQDQKRGVLMGTESFGKGSVQTVLPLANDRAIKITTALYYTPNGRSIQAQGISPDIEVRRGKFTSDADSENYKEADLAGHLGNGNGGADKPTPMTKAAASKARPQDDDFQLSQALSLLKGLSVTRGN
- the hisA gene encoding 1-(5-phosphoribosyl)-5-[(5-phosphoribosylamino)methylideneamino]imidazole-4-carboxamide isomerase is translated as MLIIPAIDLKDGACVRLRQGRMEDSTVFSDDPVSMAAKWVEGGCRRLHLVDLNGAFEGQPVNGDVVTAIAKRYPQLPIQIGGGIRSLDTIEHYVKAGVSYVIIGTKAVKDPAFVAQACRAFPGKIIVGLDAKDGFVATDGWAEISTLQVIDLAKRFEADGVSAIVYTDIAKDGMMQGCNVPFTAALAAATRIPVIASGGIHNLGDIKSLLDARAPGIIGAITGRAIYEGTLDVAEAQAFCDSYAG
- a CDS encoding OFA family MFS transporter gives rise to the protein MNKSATLSGLVAQPAFLSKERIIAKPGFNRWLVPPAALAIHLCIGMAYGFSVFWIPLSKAVGITASVACAPNTSFLTQVFSSSCDWPISMLGWIFTLFFIFLGCSAAVWGGWLERAGPRKAGVVSAVCWCGGLVISALGIYTHQIGLMWLGSGVIGGIGLGLGYISPVSTLIKWFPDKRGMATGMAIMGFGGGAMVGAPLAAALMGYFASPTGMGVWQSFLAMAAIYFVFMIGGALSYRVPPTGWKPEGWTAPAKKAGNAMITHRHVHVSVAWKTPQFKLVWLVLCLNVSAGIGILGMASPLLQEVFAGKLLGNGLAFGQLDAGQLGQIAAIAAGFTGLLSLFNIGGRFFWATFSDYIGRKATYFVFFVLGVVLYASVPTLGHTGNIALFVAAFCVILSMYGGGFATVPAYLADLFGTQMVGAIHGRLLTAWAAAGVLGPVLVNYLREYQLSLGVARSDAYDITLYILAGLLVLGFICNLLVRPVADKYFMADDELATEQSYGHDVGADHNTVLEWKASAASKPLVVAAWLAVGIPLAWGVWVTLLKTAVLFH
- a CDS encoding DUF2164 domain-containing protein; amino-acid sequence: MAKKAKPPILTLTPEQESEANHKIKRFMADRFELDLGSFEAAEILELFTREIAPHYYNRAIFDVQAHLKERFDSIESDVWALEKNS
- a CDS encoding divergent polysaccharide deacetylase family protein; amino-acid sequence: MGVRLLVGVLALSVSLIGAAQAAAVEAVKTGSAPHVAYLSLVIDDLGQTPAGDSRALALPGPVTLAIMPDTPHATEFARQAHHKGKTVILHMPMDPATGPFAWHPELPLPELEKRLNAALLAVPYAAGINNHMGSRMTAEPVAMTWLVAELQRRHLFLLDSRTSAKTVAAAEAQRIGLASLSRDIFLDDERTTEAVTAQLNAAIALAHKQGSVVMIGHPYPVTLDVLERELPRLKAQGIVWIDLRQMIGLRGNQAMAGHGKNGIYR
- the hisH gene encoding imidazole glycerol phosphate synthase subunit HisH — protein: MQTVAVIDYGMGNLHSVAKALEHVGAGKVLITSDAAVIREADRVVFPGVGAIRDCMAEIRRLGFDALVREVSQDRPFLGICVGMQALLERSEESGGVDCIGVFPGQVRFFGKDLHDDGEHLKVPHMGWNEVKQTVEHPLWHNIADMARFYFVHSYYIDAANKRQVVGGGHYGLDFAAALAEGSRFAVQFHPEKSHTHGLQLLQNFAAWDGRW
- a CDS encoding murein hydrolase activator EnvC — protein: MLRALIALVLTCLLTPAFADGRAQTQQQLDAARKDITELKKRLGELQQEKSGVQKDLRGTETEMGKLEKQVEALQKEQKKTEVELQRLDQEKKKLQSSRVEQQRLIAIQARAAYQGGREEYLKLLLNQQNPEKFARTLTYYDYLSQARLAQLRSFNETLSQLAGVEKDIDLQQAQLLVQKSNLEDQRQALDKVRQQRQQALAKLNQDVKARDDKLQIRQQEQNDLANVLKTIEETLARQAREAEEARQQALIAQQQAEKQRQRDEEARALAKNSDKPGSRNDDDEAPVKRPVKAPGAMVSSAGASYGGPFEQAKGKLPWPVDGRLLARFGETRGDDARTKWDGVMISAPAGSQVHAVHGGRVVFADWLRGAGLLVILDHGNGFLSLYGHNQSLLKDAGDIVKAGEAISTVGNSGGQETPALYFAIRQQGRPSDPAQWCHVQG
- a CDS encoding ABC transporter substrate-binding protein — translated: MFKRVFLAVIGIGFLLAGAAHAADASSETPVVDAASTDAPPVYSVVLLTENFPPYNMAVDGKNFAPDNKIAGISAEILRETFKRAGVGYSMTLRFPWDRIYKLAMKTSGYGVFSTARSPDREKLFKWVGPIGPDDWIMLARADSTIELSSLQQAKKYKIGAYKGDRIADQLASDGLNPVLVLRDQDNARKLAEGQIDLWATGDPSGRYLARQEGVAGLKTVLRFNSDELFLALNKEVPDEIVAKLQKALDEMRAEGKIDEILGRYL
- the hisB gene encoding imidazoleglycerol-phosphate dehydratase HisB; amino-acid sequence: MAERKASVERDTLETQIKASINLDGTGKARFDIGVPFLEHMLDQIARHGLIDLDIECKGDLAIDDHHTVEDVGITLGKAFSKAIGDKKGIRRYGHAYVPLDEALSRVVIDFSGRPGLQMHVPYTRATVGGFDVDLFQEFFQGFVNHANVTLHIDNLRGTNTHHQIETVFKAFGRALRMAVELDERMAGQMPSTKGVL